Genomic window (Chryseobacterium sp. H1D6B):
GTATTCTATCCTGGCGGTCACGGTCCTTTATGGGATCTGGCTGAGGACAAGGTTTCTCAGGACTTAATTGTGGATTTTTACAGCAATGATAAGCCTGTAGCATTCGTTTGCCATGCACCCGGAGTTTTGAAGGCTGTAAAAATTGACGGTGAGTATTTAGTAAAGGGTAAAAATGTCACTGGATTCACCAATACCGAGGAAGAGGCTGTACAACTAACGGAGATAGTTCCGTTTCTGGTTGAAGATATGCTGAAACAGAATGGCGGATCATACAGTAAAGTTGAAGATTGGGCTCCTTACGCTGTGGTTGACGGAAGACTGATCACAGGACAAAATCCTGCTTCTTCTGAGAAGGTGGCTGAGGAATTATTGAAACTTATTTAGGTTTTTTTCATTCCAGAAGATCAGACCT
Coding sequences:
- a CDS encoding type 1 glutamine amidotransferase domain-containing protein, with translation MSKKVLFVITSHDELGNTGQKTGFWTEELAAPYYALSDKGVEITLASPKGGQPPIDPKSEDPSSQTDATRRMDNDGVLKEKLKNTHKLSEVKSEDFDAVFYPGGHGPLWDLAEDKVSQDLIVDFYSNDKPVAFVCHAPGVLKAVKIDGEYLVKGKNVTGFTNTEEEAVQLTEIVPFLVEDMLKQNGGSYSKVEDWAPYAVVDGRLITGQNPASSEKVAEELLKLI